One part of the Rhodococcus oxybenzonivorans genome encodes these proteins:
- a CDS encoding FABP family protein: MEEESRRSTATAGPPVSATAAGPAVPPALAPFAGRWVGAGEGAYPTIDDFGYTEEIEFTASGKPFLAYRSRTWAADDGRPLHSESGFLRLVAEDEAELLLAQPTGFVEIHRGQIREGTIELSMLSLCASPDAKPVHSVRRKLSVRGGDLTYDLWMAHGPTPLTHHLHGHLRLD; the protein is encoded by the coding sequence ATGGAGGAAGAGTCGAGGCGATCGACTGCGACGGCCGGTCCACCGGTTTCGGCGACCGCTGCCGGACCGGCTGTGCCACCTGCCTTGGCCCCGTTCGCGGGACGGTGGGTGGGAGCCGGCGAAGGTGCCTATCCCACGATCGACGACTTCGGCTACACCGAGGAGATCGAGTTCACGGCGAGCGGTAAGCCGTTCCTCGCGTATCGGTCCCGGACGTGGGCAGCCGACGACGGGCGTCCGTTGCACTCCGAGTCCGGTTTCCTGCGGCTCGTCGCCGAGGACGAGGCAGAACTTCTCCTTGCCCAGCCCACCGGTTTCGTCGAGATTCATCGGGGCCAGATTCGGGAGGGCACCATCGAGTTGTCGATGTTGTCGCTGTGCGCCTCTCCGGATGCGAAGCCGGTGCACAGTGTGCGGAGGAAACTGTCGGTGCGCGGTGGCGACCTCACGTACGACCTGTGGATGGCGCACGGTCCCACTC
- the arcA gene encoding arginine deiminase translates to MNASGSAPLGANSEVGQLRAVLLHRPGDELKRLTPRNNDQLLFDGLPWVDRAQEEHDAFADVLRSRGVEVLLLSALLTETLAASGAARMQGIGAAVDPRKLGHTLAQELATHLRGVPAQDLSTILTAGMTFDELPVAASSASLVRRMHHGGDFVIDPLPNLLFTRDSSVWIGPRVAITSLALPARVRETSLTDIIYAHHPRFRGARRAYESHTAPVEGGDVLLLAPGVVAVGVGERTTPAGAEALARSVFEDELAHTVLVVPIAQSRASMHLDTVCTMVDHDAVVMYPVIQDTLSAFTIHREDKGVSIRGADPFLFAAADAMGIGKLRVIDTGLDNVTAEREQWDDGNNTLALAPGVVVAYERNAETNARLEASGIEVLRIAGSELGSGRGGPRCMSCPVSRDPL, encoded by the coding sequence ATGAACGCGTCCGGTTCTGCGCCGTTGGGAGCCAACTCCGAAGTGGGGCAGCTTCGTGCCGTCCTTCTACACCGGCCCGGCGACGAACTGAAGCGGCTCACGCCCCGCAACAACGACCAACTGCTCTTCGACGGGCTGCCCTGGGTCGACCGCGCGCAGGAGGAACACGATGCGTTCGCCGACGTGCTGCGCAGCCGGGGTGTCGAGGTACTGCTGTTGTCCGCACTGCTCACGGAGACCCTCGCCGCCAGTGGTGCGGCGCGCATGCAAGGGATCGGTGCTGCGGTGGATCCCCGCAAACTCGGGCATACGCTCGCCCAGGAACTGGCCACCCACCTGCGCGGTGTGCCGGCCCAGGACCTGTCCACCATTCTCACCGCGGGCATGACCTTCGACGAACTACCGGTCGCGGCGAGCAGTGCGTCGCTGGTCCGGCGCATGCATCACGGCGGCGACTTCGTCATCGACCCGCTGCCCAATCTGCTGTTCACCCGGGATTCGTCGGTCTGGATCGGCCCGCGGGTGGCCATCACCTCGCTGGCCTTACCGGCGCGTGTGCGGGAAACGTCGCTCACCGACATCATCTACGCGCACCACCCGCGGTTCCGTGGCGCCCGGCGCGCCTACGAATCACACACCGCCCCCGTCGAAGGCGGCGACGTCCTGCTGCTCGCGCCCGGTGTCGTCGCCGTGGGGGTCGGGGAGCGCACCACCCCGGCCGGTGCGGAGGCACTGGCGCGCAGCGTATTCGAGGACGAGCTCGCCCATACGGTACTGGTGGTGCCGATTGCGCAGTCGAGGGCGTCGATGCATCTCGACACCGTCTGCACCATGGTGGACCACGACGCGGTCGTGATGTACCCCGTCATCCAGGACACGTTGTCGGCGTTCACCATTCACCGCGAGGACAAGGGTGTGTCCATCCGGGGGGCCGACCCCTTCCTGTTCGCTGCCGCCGACGCCATGGGCATCGGGAAGTTGCGGGTCATCGATACCGGACTCGACAACGTCACCGCAGAACGCGAACAGTGGGACGACGGAAACAACACCCTCGCGCTCGCCCCCGGCGTCGTCGTCGCCTACGAGCGCAACGCCGAGACCAACGCCCGCCTCGAAGCATCGGGCATCGAGGTGCTGCGGATCGCCGGCTCCGAACTGGGGTCGGGCCGCGGCGGGCCGCGCTGTATGTCCTGTCCCGTGTCCCGCGACCCGCTGTAG